A window of Hordeum vulgare subsp. vulgare chromosome 5H, MorexV3_pseudomolecules_assembly, whole genome shotgun sequence genomic DNA:
CACCGAGCTCGCCAGACCCCTCGACGCCAGAGCTTCCTTCGCTAGTGACCAGCATGTCCCGCTCCGGCCTCCGCCATCGCAAAACTTCATGTTCGTCATGGCTCCCGCAGACTACGTTGGTCAGGATGTCGATGGCGAGCGGGGATGAGGAGCATCTCCTTGGAGAGTACATCTGCAAGCCATCGACGAGAAGCGTCGGCTAATTCACCTCGATGTGCATGGCTGAGATCTGCTGAGGCGTTTGAATTGATGGTGGATCTCTTGCATGGTGAGCGGCCATGTGAGATCGATCATCTCACCATATGGATCTCATACACGACGTCACTTTCCATAGCATCGGCAACTCCCCCATCTACGCTGGGGCACCTTGGCTAGGAGTCGTCCTAATTCTTGCGACCGATCGGGTCCTGCTGTGCTGCCGGCTGCTACCACAAGGAGTTCGACATCTTCAGTCCATGGCGACATGGAGACGTTTGTTTGCATGTTACCTTGTCAGAGTCACCACTGCCTTGGATGCTTCGTACCATTGACACCACTTGTTCCTTGACATGTCTTGTTGTGTACCTGAGAGTGGGGATGTCGTGTTTTGTTGTCATGGATGCAATGCTTCGGTGTTCTGTGCATTAAGTTTCCTAGTGCCTAGGCACGGGGTTCTTATGGTTTTAGTAAGACATACGTGCTTCGTGGAAATACATGGCATGCTTCGAGCTTATGTATAATATGTTCTCAAGTATCTACGTAATTGCTTCCTTCTTTTACAAAATCACAACAATGCATCGGTACTACCTAGTTCATGCTTCAACAATTATCAAGCAATGTTTCCAGTGGCTCACCAACACATAAATGCATCAATATTACATGACATGGTTTCAACCATCATAAAATTGTGCTTCGGAATACAAGCGGACCTGCTTCATAGCACAAATTATGAAGCATGGTATGCAATGGTGGAAGCATGTTTGTCTTATGATGGAAACAAAGTATATATATGGAATGAAAGGATATGATAACAGGGACCTGGAGCGAAACTATATATAGAAGCAACATAAAATTAGAAAGCACGTGACTACATTGGACTCTAATTTCATAGCCGGTGCTTTAGATCGAAGTAAGCTTCAGATGCGTCGGAAGCAACATCAGCAAATAGTAGAAAGAAAATATCATTGATGCCATGTTTGGaaataatttttctattgtaactAATTTATTTCACTGAAATCTATAATGATTACTTTCTTAAAAATCGGCAATTGTGAGTAATTTACGGCTGCATGCAATTGTGAGTAATGTACGTACATTGGTTTCTGTTTAGGAAACTATCACGCCGGATGGGCTGCATGCAGTCATGTCTCATCCACCACTGATCACATCTGACGGCTACCAACTAGTCTGATAGTTAGCAAATCACCAGTAGTCTGATGTCTAGCGCTGCCCATAACTAAATAACGAAGACGAAGCTCCACGCGAGAGCACATCCACACAAGACACAACAGTGGTTTAACGGGCGCTGGGCGCAGTTACTAAGAGCTCTAAATTCCCTGAAGAAAATGAACAAGGTGGCTATTCCAGCTCACGAGGTTGAGCCGAGGCTGCCCGCGATGTCGATGACGAAGCGGTAGCGGACGTCGTTCTTCGCGAGCCGCTCGAGCGCCGTGTTGACGTAGTCCATCTTTATCACCTCCACCTCCGCGGTGATGCCGTGCTTTGCCGCGAATTCCAGCATGGCCTGGCAGTCCCTGATGCCGCCGACGCAGTTCCCGGCGATGCCCTTCCCGCCCGGCACGATGGCGTACGCCGGCAGCTCCAGCGGCTTGGTCGGCCCTCCCACGAACACcatctgccccatcggcttcatcagcGCGAACAGCGGCGAGATCGGGTGCCACGCCGACACCGTGTCGAGGATGCCGTCCATGGTGCCCACGGCCGCCTGCATCTGCTCGGGGTCCCGGCTCACCAGGAACTCGTCCGCGCCCAGCCGCTCCAGCGCCTCCTCGCGCTTCCCGGGCGAGGTGCTGATGACGGTGACCCGCATGCCGAACGCCTTGCCGAACTTGACGGCGACGTGGCCGAGGCCCCCGAGGCCGACGACGCCCAGGTGCTTCCCCGGCGCGTTCAGGCCGAAGCGCATCATCGGGCTGTACACCGTGACGCCGGCGCAGAGCAGCGGCGCGGCCTTGTCCAGCGGCAGCCCGTCCGGGACGCGGACCACGTAGTCCTCGTTCACGAGCATGACGTCGGAGAAGCCCCCCTGGGTGACCGCGCCGCCGTGCTCGGGGTCGATGCCGTTGGAGGTGAGCACCATGCCGGAGCAGTAGTTCTCGTACCCGTTGCCGCAGCACTCGCAGGAGCGGCACGACCCGACGAAGTAGCCCACGCCCACCGTGTCGCCGGCCTTGAACTTGCTGACGCCGCTGCCGACGCTGGTCACGACGCCCAGGATCTCGTGCCTGCCCAGCCCAGGCCATTATTTCACTCCAGTACCACGACAAATTGTGCTAGCACTCCATTATGTCGAGGGATTTAATTACCCGGGGACGACGGGGTACATGGCGGTGCCCCACTCGTTCTTGATGGTGTAGAGGTCAGTGTGGCAGATCCCGCAGTAGAGCACCCTGATCGTCACATCGTCGTCCTTCTGAGCCCTGAAATATTGTAATCAACCGTGAATGACTCCACCAGCGGCTAAAGTCGACGCGGCAAAGCAGAGTGTGCCGCGCACAGAGAAACATAGACGGCAGATGAACTTGCTGATGGCGAGGACACAGTCACACGCACCTTCTTGAGAAGTCGAACGGGGAGAGGACACCGGAGGCGTCTCTGGCCGCCCACCCGAGCGCCGCGCTGCCTTGCGCCGCCTCCTGCGCCCCCACCTCCTTCGCCACCGCCTTCGCCATGTGGGGCCGCAGGGCTCTTGACGGCGACGCAACAGCGACGCGGACGCTGCTCGTCAGATGCCTGGGCTCAGTGGGCGAGAACCGGGCGCCGAGCTCGCCGGGGAAGAAGGACAGGGGAAGGACCGAGTTGCGCAGGTGGAAATGTTGCGACATGACGCCCCAGTCCCGCTGTACGATGACGAGATGTTTGATGACGCCCTGCGATTTTTCGGTGCGCGCTTGATATTTTTGCGTGGTGAGCAGGAATTTGAGTGAGAGTAACTGCACTGTTGTGGAGCTGGCTGCGCATGTGCTGCTCGCAAGCTTATTGGTCACGTAGGATAAGAGGAATCCGTGGCCCTGGAGCAGGGCGGGGGTACTTTCTCAGTTTAGGAACCGGGAGCAACTGAAAACAAGAGTATCTTCCCTTAAGAAAAAACAACAAGAGTATCGTACGTGGAGATAGCAAAGAAAAAAGGCAATGCTATGCGTCGACGAGCCGGTCCAATGCTTTGGCCGATTACATCTCATTCTTTGGATGTGAGCCACGACGACTGCTAGATCCTAAAAAAATACGGTTCGCGTTGCACCTTctttctgcaaaaaaaaaaaaaaaaagtttaGCCCcgacaccttcttcttcctcggtctGCATCCACATTTTGTCCTCACAAGTGGCCATCCTCATTGTTGGTCTCGTCGTCGGTGCCCTTGCCGACCATCCTTGTCGTCGGTCCCCACCCTCGCTGAACGTACTCGTCGGCGTCTCGATACACGCAACAGCTACGCCCGTCGTTGTAGCTTTCAACGATGACGTTTGAGGCAAATACACAGTTGGTTGAAGCAAAAAAACATTGCATCGTGACAATGATTGCAACAAACATGGTGGCCGGTTCCAGCAATTCGAAATGCCAGTTGTAGCAAATCTCGAAGCCGGTTCCAACATTATCACGGTTGCCCGCCTCCAGCCGCCCACTACGTGGGTTGACTCTCCCTCGGGGGATGTAGCAAATTTCCATCACCGTAGTAACAAAAAACTAGCACGGTTGTAGCATATTCGTCTACTGGTTGTAGCATCTCTCATGAGGGGTTGTAACATCTCACTGCCGGGGGGTTGAAGGTGTTGTTGGCACATCCATGACGACTGCTGCATCACGGTTGGTGGGGGAGGGTATCGAGACGTGTGGTGTGGGAGACGGCGGCAAGCTCGCCGGAGGAGAAAAAAGTGAGGAGCGGGAAGGGGATCTCCCCCGTGCTGACGGGAAAGGGGCATGACTTCATGACAGCCGACGGACCAGTCTGGCAAGGGAGGCTCGTCAGCTTGAAAGTAGAAGGAATCTAACCAAAAACGCTTAGCGAAGGGACGGACGAAGATTGCAGTCCATCATGAATGAGAGTTGTGGTGTTTTTTGTCAAAATAAAAAAGGAACGGAAAAGAAATATGCGCGCGTGGATGAAGGCGGCCGGCCAAAACTTCAGCCGACAcactgtttccaagcatttaccaAAGGAAAAGCAACGTAAATGAGATCATGTTTCTTCAGTGTCGGCCGTGGCTACACTGGAATCATGATTTGATAGTAGTTCGAAAGATAGCTAGTTAGGGATTGTTATTTTTTTTATCAGCCATTGAAGAGCAGAGACTCTTGGCGTCAATATATACCACTTTGTTCTGCTTTAACTTAACTAGCAAAAAAGACCGTGCAGTGAAACACTAGAAACAAAAAATTACTCGCCTAGGGCGCGCTTGGATTATCGGTTTAGTTTTAATACGGGTGTATAATTGATAGAGACCTCAGACAACCGTTTTTATTCTGGATGGAAATCATACTACGATCGGTATTATACACTTATAAATTAAATCCGGATGTATAATTTACACCTATTTCAAACGGGGCTCTACTCTAATGGTTCAAGACTATTTTTTGCCACTTCACTCAAATACACTCTCTATCTCTCTGTATGTGTCACTAATGCATTCTTTGGAGCATCAGTTATGTAATGTATTTGTCAACAGTCTTAAACATACAAAATCGATGCGTATAAAGTGCTACACTTCAATTATAAAACAATGGAACAACTAACTTCAAAGAAGTGGATTTGTGTGTTGGCGTCGATTATAGTGTCTTTTTCTCTAGAGTCATATTCATACCTTTAGAaaaagatcaacatgttcaacaaaTCCTAGTATATCTATGCTTTCCTAAACAATCACGTTACTTAACATCTCCCCGCAGTCACAACGGTAACGACGCAGACGGTGAGACTGGAGAAGAATCTGGAGGTAAGACAACGGTCATCCCCCACAGTCGTAACGATCGATGCATCATGGAAGTTGTAGCTGAAGTGGAAACCggcgaggttgctcaagcaaggcggtagccctttgtGCATTGGTCGAGGTAGCCGAGAGCGTAGGGTGGTGTAGCCGTGGTCGAGGTAGCCGTGCGAAGAACGCCGTAGTTGATGTCGAGTCGGGGTAGtcggtgtcgaggaagtcgccgtGGAGCCGCGGGCGCAAGGAGGCGCTGAGTTAGTCATGGGCGCAGTGGTGCCGAAGTAGTGGTGCGTCGGGAAGTAGACATAGTTGAGACGCATCGCGTCGAGTTTGCCAAGCCCGGGGATACATCATGGACGAAGGCATGCATCGGTGTTGCAAGCACCGCGCATGCGTAGTCGGACCAAGTCGATGTTGACGATGCGTCACTCCAGGTTTGCTAGGCCTAGGAACACAACGGGGACGAAGGCACACGTCGGTGTTGGCAGCACCGGGCATGCGGTGACAGGAACCTGCACATAACCTGTACGCCATGTTGAGGAGGCTAGCAGAGAAGGACTCGACGACGGTTGCAGCGCAAATCGGCAGGGGCCGATATTGCCCGCGGTGGTCGGAGTAGATGAAGCGGCGGGGAAGACGACGGTGACACTGGTGATGAGCTGGTGTTGGacgaagatgaaggaggtggacgGGCGGTGCGACTCGGATGAGCGAGTTGTAGCAGCGCCAAAGAagagcggcagcggcggctggTTAGGAGCGCGACGGCAatgctcgaagtaggcgaggaagagCCCGACAACATGACGAAGACCGGCATGGACGATGGCGTTACCGCGCCGAAGGAGATGGCGCGACGCATACCACAGGAAGTCGACACGCGGGGACGGCAGGGTGGACCACGCGCCGAAGCGCTACGACCCGAAGGGCGACGAAGCGGCAGCGCGCCAACGCGTGGGTCGGGGCGACGGCGGAAGACCTAACGGGCGTCGCAGCAGCGGTGCGCGGATCGGTGCAGCCACGGGGACGGCCTCGGGCGGTGGCGGGGACCGCGTGCCTCCGCACTACAACCCGAAGGGGTGGTGTAGCAGCGGCTCGCATGTCGGGGCAGCCGCGGGGAGAACCGCTGGGCGGCGGCGCTGCGGCCCGATGGGGCGACGCAGCTGCAACCCGATGCTCGGTCGATGAAGGGGCGCGCTTTACTCGGGACAGTCTTCACGGGGCTTGCGGAGGTGCGCGCAACCAACGGGGCAGGTTGGTCGCACGGCATAGATGAGGCGGATCGCTCGCGGGCTGGTGATCAATTCGATCGCACGCGAGGTCGTGGACGTCGCTCGATGGAGGCAGGGTGACGGCCAGTTTCGGCAGCCGGCGCAGGCTCAGGCGGCCCGAAGCAGCCGGCGTGACGCAGGCAGCGCAACAGTCGGCCTGAGGCGTCCGACGCGAGGCACCCGGCGAGGACGGAGCCTGAGCCAGCACGACGTAGCCGGCACGAGGCAGCCGGTGCGCGACCGGACGAGGCGACGGTGGAGATCGATAGGTAGGCGACGCGCGAACGGCGGCTGTGATGGGCCACCGCATGGCGCGAGGCCGTCGTGTCGGGGCGCTGCAAGAGTCCCGATCGAAACAGGGTGATGACGGCCGGCGGAGATCGACGGACGTGTCGGCGCACGAACGGCGGCGTTGAAGGGTCACCGGGTTTGCGTGAGGCCGCCGGGTCGAAGGAGAAGTCGGGTCGTGCCGATGATCGAGTAGAGGTGTGGtggtcgacgacggcggcgggcgATGCAAACCGATCTAAGATCGGAAACCAAAAAGAAAACGCCGATCAAAGGGACCGGCGAAAGAGAGAAAGCCCTGGATCAAGAGATCGGGAAAAGACTCTCTAGGGCAGCCGGTCGACACGATCGGCGGACAAACCCTAGGTACGGGCGGCGCGGCCCCCGACGGCGGTCATGGAGGACGACCGTCCCGGGGGTGGCGCGCGGAGCGGAATCGGTGGACGGCGATTAGGTCTAGAAACTTACGGCAGATACCATGTTAAACGGAAGAAGGGAGATTGGTGGAATAGTagttgtattgcttgagcctcgtgggcatatatataggagtacatgattATCTTGAAGTACAAGTTAAGGCAACAAGCACTGTCGAGTGTACTTGTTATGGATCGACGGTGTATTCACAAAGTAAATTGCATGCCAAATGTCCCCTTTTCTTTTTTACCTTCATCGGGTGATCTTTTTTTGCATGGTATTCTTTGTGTGACTTTGCCTAGTTAGGTTGTGCTTCACCGGCAACTTGTTACATTTTGTTACATTTTCCTTCAGACTATAGTGGACTGGTTGCTTCGGGGGATGTTGTCGTCCATGACGGTGTTGCCACTCGATGGAAAAAGAATCTTATGGAACCGAGTACCTTTCCCTATAACATGGACCCTATACATAATACGACACATATTTCTTGTTAGAAACAAGAACTTTGTATCATCGGAAGGCCAAAGGCCAAAATGCAAAAGTCCAAAGGCCATCATAAATACAATTCTATTCCCCCTCCTCAAACTCATGATGTGTCCACAACACTGAGTTTGAAGAGGTAAAATCTATGTTGCGTTTAAGTCTGGACCTTCAAGAAGAAATTCGCGAGTTGTAACTCACAAGGTACATACTCAAGAGCAATAATATGATCGTGCACACCAGTGCGTACAAAGAAAGCATCAACACCGATATGCATAGTAAGCTCATGCTTCACGGGGTGCCGCGCAATACTAATAGCACATGTACCGTCTGACAAGAGTGCAGTAGGTGTTGTAACAGtaacaccaaaatcctcaagtaaCCAGCGTAACCCAGTCACCTTTGCCATGAGAAGAGTTatagctcgcaactcagcctctgcactcgaaggGAAAACTGCACTCTATTTCTTTGTCTTCCACGGAATGAGAGAACCACAAAGAttgacacagtaagcagaaagtgaacagtGATCTGAAGGATCACTGGCCCAGGTAGCATCTGAATAGGCCTGGAGCTGCAAGGAGCTGGAACGAGAAAGAAATGACGGTGGGAGATCGTGCCACGAAGATATCGTAGAACACGAAGAAGGTGACTATGGTAAACCAGAGTGGGAGAAGAAACAAACTGACTCAGTACATGGACAGGATAGAAAATATCCGGACGTGTGATAGCGAGATAGACAAGACTCCCAGCAAGATGACAATAAAGAGTCGGATCAGACAAGGGCTCACCATTAGAAGCATGAAGGTGCACATTAAGTTCCATAGAAGTGTCAACAGTGCTATCATCACTAAGAgccgcacgagcaagaagatcctggatatattTTTGTTGGGAAATAAAAAAGCCATCACAGGTGGAGGAAATATCAATCCGAAGAAAGTAACGAAGATGACCAACATCAGACATAGAAAATTGCTCATTAAGACAGGCCTTGACAAAGGCAATGTACTCAAGATCATCGcgagtgatgatcatgtcatcaacatataggagaagaagaGTGCGACCACGGGCTGAAAGGTGAACAAACAACGCTGGATCATGAGCACCGAACAAAATCCAGTTGCAGTGACCAtcgaggcaaaacgctcaaaccaagcACATGGGGCATGCTTAAGGCGATAGAGAGAACGATGAAGATGGCAAACCATGCCATCAGAAACTGAATACCCAGGTGGTGAATGCATATAAAATTCCTCACGcaactcaccattaagaaaggcagacCAGTGGAAAACAGAGGCACGTAGAGAAGTGTGCGAACAATGGTCAAATAGGCCGCACGAGCAAAAGTCTCatcgtaatcacgaccatgctcctactGAAAGCCACGAGAAgttagagcatctatagccggACTGAGCAAATCCGTCCCCTATACGCCCGCGGACGCATCCGGACGGCCCCTCATATTTCGCTCCGTGCATCCACATACCTCATTTTCGGACTCTCAAATCCAGCACGTAGATCATCCGATAACAAGCATCGCACGTAACATAAATGTTGGTATCGAACATAAAAAGGCTTTACATCAATTTTATTTGAAGTGCACAATCAATCATGTGCTCTTTGATTTTCATTGTGGGTCCACATATGGTCCACCAGACCATTAAATAGTTGCATGTGTACGTGATGATCTCGGAGATTCTAATGCATCTGTGAAAATGACGATGAGAAAATGTATCAGCAGGGAAAGTTGATTCCGGATCAAAGTAATCCTTATGCAGTAGCTTTGCTCCGGATACACTATTCCGGTTGATGTctcttctccctttgattgagCCTTTGAAATTGAGAATGTGCTCCACTTCTCGGTCCATTTCCTCTTGCATGCTCATGAGCATTATCATGTCCACTTCTTCGTCCAAATCCGATGAATCGAAGAGCTCATCTTGAATCTGTTGATCAAGCTCCATTTGTCCGTACTCTTCGCCGGACCAAGCATCTGAATCCATCGTTTCTCCTAAAAATCTGGCCAACAAATCCGGCCAGACATTCTGTCGAACACATCCGGTGCAAGGCACACCCAGAGAGTTGTCGGATGTACCGCGATGTCTTCCGGACCAGCAAAGACGTCCTGCGCGGAGAGGTCGGGAGAGATGATCCCTTTGACCGAGTGGTTGGGGTGGCACAGTCGACTACGCGACAGAGTGCGCGCGGCCGCGGAGCTACGAGAAGGACGACACGCAAAGGAAGAAAAGAGGAAAATAAGAAATGGATCTGGTAGTTCTCCAGGGTGGATTTGGTGCAATTTGCGGTAGGGTCGGCTGTTGGGTCCGACGTGACGGGCGTGCGTGGGCtcccccatatccgccccataCTTGGGCTAGAAATGGGGAGTGTCGGTCAGCCCGGACGTTTGAGGACGATTTGAGAGACCCGTCCGGATCGAATTTTTGTGACCGGACAGTGACCGGGCGGCCTGCCCGGATGTTTGAGGAGGGTTTGAGCGgttcggttgtagatgctcttacgtaTAAAACATAAATAGAAACTAAAATTGTAGGCAATTTTTTTAACACAGTACAAACGCAAGCGTTAATATGCACGCGTATACACTCACCTCTATGAAGACATACACGCACACCCTATCCTTATGAACACATCCAAGAGACTGAGCCGACATATCATAGATTTACGAAATAGGCGTCTCGTCATCGACGGAAACGTCTCTTTTCACTAAAAGCACATCGCCGAAAATCGTGAAATAAATTCGAAAATAATGCAAACAACAAGACTGAAACTGTGTGGGCTACGGATATTAGTCACTCTAACCATCTAGGCATAGGTTGGTTTGTACGAAAAAGCGTTGATGTGTGCTTCATATGCATGCAAATGAACGTGGCGGAATGACATTCGCGGAGGTCTCAGCAAGAAAACCAAAATAGGTGCTTCAAATTGCTTCAAGAAACATTCTACTATTTGAAGCATCCGTTTTTTTCCCAGACCTCCACGGATGGCATTCAAAtgaaaaatttacacacatgtggaACACCCATCAATATCTGTTGCTAAAGAACTccgatttttttttttgaatcgtTGTAGTATATTTTCGGATTTACTGTTGTAAAGGGTGTATGTGAGGTCAGAGTCTACGATGATCCAGACAGCATCGGTCAGAGAGAATTGTTCAACATTCAGACTTCACACCATTCATCAGACAACTAAATATGATGGTTTTGTCAGCGCCGCCATTTCTCACGAGCCGCCTCTCGTCGATTGCCGCCTTCGATCTCTTTCTCGTCTGCCGGCCAGAACAGCGACAGTGTTTACCAGGTCAGAGAGTAGAAGCGTTCAACGTGTTGGTACGCGCACGCTGACGCTGCTGGAATAAAACGTCCATCCTGAAATGGACTCGCCGACTGTCGACTGACAGACCGCGTCAATCTGGGCGACTGGCTGAAGCAGTCTCCATTTGGCACCTTGCAGATCCAAATTGTTGGGAGTTGGGTACTTGGAAGAGACTTGATGACTTTTAACTGTGAAACTAGTTGGGTAAACAACGAACAGATTATTGTATATTGTACTGTACTTGAATTCATCAAAGAATTCGCAGGAAAACAACGAAGTAAACAGATTCTATGAACATGTCGAGGAATGCCAGTATAGTTTTGCACAATTTGCAGCATGGAGCTGAAAAACAGCTACGGAAATGGAGACTACTACGCGGAACGATCGCCGGATACGCTGTGGAACTCATCCGAGTCCGTCTTCCGCTGCGCGCTGCCGACAATGTCCTCTATCCTCGCGGCGACCTCGGACATTGCGGGCCTCCGGTCGGGCCGCCGCTCGGTGCACTCCGTGCCGAGCTGCAGCAGCCGCACCATCTCCTCCTCCACATGCGCCTCGTTGGCGATGCCGGCGTCGAACACCTCGCCCGTCCACTCCTCCTGCACCACCGTGCCCACCCACTGCGGCAGGTCCGCGGCGCCGTCGCTCCCCGGCACCGAGTTGGCGGGGGCCTTCCCGGTGAGCAGCTCCAGGAGCAGCACGCCGAAGCTGTACACGTCGGCCTCCTGCGATGCCCTGCGCGGGTCCGTCACCTCCGGGGCGCGGTACCCCGTGACTCGCTTCAGCGGCACGCTGGCTCCGACGAGCTGGACGAGGCCGTAGTCGGCCACGTATGCGCCGTCGCGCGCGTCGTTGACCAGGATGTTGGACGACTTGATGTTGCCGTGGGAcgagccggcgccggcgccgtggATGAAGGCGATGCCGCGCGCGGACGCCAGCGCAATGCGCGCTCGTGTGGTGAAGTCGAGCCGCTCGCTGCCCGCGCCGTGGAGAAGGGAGGAGAGGCCTTTGGCGCTCACGAAGTCGTAGACGATGAGCTTCTCCTCCTTGCTGTAGAAGTACGAGCGCAGCGGCACCAGGCTCTCGTGGCGGAGCGCGCCGAGCGCGGCCACCGTGCCGCGGAACTCCTTCTCCGGGATGGGAACCTCTCTCAACCTCTTGACGGTCACCACGGCGACACCGCCCTCGAGCGTGGCGCGGTACGTCGTGCCGAGCCAGCCCTTCCCGAGCACCTCGGCCGACGCGTGCAGCAGTGATTCCAGTTCGTAGGCCACGTCCGGCTCACCTCCCACGAACACCAGCTTCTTGGCGTCACTCGCCGCCGGCTTGGAGGAGCGCGGCGGCTTCACACCGCTCTTCTCCGCCCTCGCTACGGACACCGTCTCCGGTGACGCGTCCTCGTCGCCGTAGGCCGCCGTCTCGGTGGAAGTGTCGGCCTTATTTGACTTGCGACGACGGAAACATaggaggaagaagatcacggCGAGCACCACCAAgagcgccgcgacggcgcccGCAGCAATACCGGCAATCGCGGCAGTGGAGAGCTTGCCGCTCTTGCTGTCCTCCGGAGAGGCCGGAGGAGGCAATGGCAatggcgacggcggtggtggtggcggcgcagtGTTCGCGCACGGGCTTAGAGGGGCGCCGCATAGCGCTGTCCCACCAAAGGCGCTAGCCGGTCTTCCGGCGAGCGACGCTGGCACAGGGCCGTTGAGCTGGTTGTCGGACACGTTGAACAGCTGAAGATTAGGAAGGTGAAGGTCGGCAGGGAGGGTGCCATTAAGGGCGTTGTTCTCCAAGTACAGAGTGGCGAGCCGGGGAAGCTTGTTGAACTCCGGCGACACTTCGCCAGTGAAACGATTATTCGAGAGGACGAGCCGCTGCAGCAAGCCGAGCGAAAAGAACCCTTCCGGTATCTCGCCGGCGAGCCGGTTGTCCTGGAGGTAGAGGTACCGGAGCTCTCCGCAGTTGCCGATGTCCGTGGGGATCCCGCCGGTGAGCGCGTTAGAGCGGAGCGACAGCGTCCTGATCGCCGTGAGGTTGCCCACGGTCCCCGCCGGCAGCTGACCGACCAGGCCAGCGCCAGGGAGCTGCAGCGCGACGACGCGGCCGCCTCCGGTGCTGTTGTCGCACCCGACTCCACGCCACCCGCACGGCGACGCCCCCGGCGACGCGTCCCACGGGAGCCCGGGGCCGACCGCGGCCCGGAACGCGAGCAGCGCCGCGCGGTCCGCCGCGAGGTCCGGCACGGCGCACCGGAGCGTGGAGCACCacagcgcgacggcgaggagcagcAGGCTGCGGCCGCGCCCCGGCAGCGGCATTACCGGTCGACGAGAGCTGACGCGCAGCGCAGAGCCCGTAACGATGGAGTTGGTCTCGTCACCCGATGATCGTCCGAGAGACGTAAGGATGATATGGAAATGCAGAGAGCTGCCTCCTACGTATACGTACTACTCCTTAGACCTTATAGTTAAGTACTCGGCTACTAATCTTAATCTACTGCTAGCCCTCGGTGGAAGGAGTGTGCGGCCATATTATAGGAAGAAGTCAAACTGATCTACGCGGGAAGATGATGCCTGATGCGGCTAGCAGTAGCACTCCACGCATCGACCGGGAG
This region includes:
- the LOC123398405 gene encoding probable cinnamyl alcohol dehydrogenase 8C; this translates as MSQHFHLRNSVLPLSFFPGELGARFSPTEPRHLTSSVRVAVASPSRALRPHMAKAVAKEVGAQEAAQGSAALGWAARDASGVLSPFDFSRRAQKDDDVTIRVLYCGICHTDLYTIKNEWGTAMYPVVPGHEILGVVTSVGSGVSKFKAGDTVGVGYFVGSCRSCECCGNGYENYCSGMVLTSNGIDPEHGGAVTQGGFSDVMLVNEDYVVRVPDGLPLDKAAPLLCAGVTVYSPMMRFGLNAPGKHLGVVGLGGLGHVAVKFGKAFGMRVTVISTSPGKREEALERLGADEFLVSRDPEQMQAAVGTMDGILDTVSAWHPISPLFALMKPMGQMVFVGGPTKPLELPAYAIVPGGKGIAGNCVGGIRDCQAMLEFAAKHGITAEVEVIKMDYVNTALERLAKNDVRYRFVIDIAGSLGSTS
- the LOC123395774 gene encoding probable inactive receptor kinase RLK902; its protein translation is MPLPGRGRSLLLLAVALWCSTLRCAVPDLAADRAALLAFRAAVGPGLPWDASPGASPCGWRGVGCDNSTGGGRVVALQLPGAGLVGQLPAGTVGNLTAIRTLSLRSNALTGGIPTDIGNCGELRYLYLQDNRLAGEIPEGFFSLGLLQRLVLSNNRFTGEVSPEFNKLPRLATLYLENNALNGTLPADLHLPNLQLFNVSDNQLNGPVPASLAGRPASAFGGTALCGAPLSPCANTAPPPPPPSPLPLPPPASPEDSKSGKLSTAAIAGIAAGAVAALLVVLAVIFFLLCFRRRKSNKADTSTETAAYGDEDASPETVSVARAEKSGVKPPRSSKPAASDAKKLVFVGGEPDVAYELESLLHASAEVLGKGWLGTTYRATLEGGVAVVTVKRLREVPIPEKEFRGTVAALGALRHESLVPLRSYFYSKEEKLIVYDFVSAKGLSSLLHGAGSERLDFTTRARIALASARGIAFIHGAGAGSSHGNIKSSNILVNDARDGAYVADYGLVQLVGASVPLKRVTGYRAPEVTDPRRASQEADVYSFGVLLLELLTGKAPANSVPGSDGAADLPQWVGTVVQEEWTGEVFDAGIANEAHVEEEMVRLLQLGTECTERRPDRRPAMSEVAARIEDIVGSAQRKTDSDEFHSVSGDRSA